The Rhododendron vialii isolate Sample 1 chromosome 5a, ASM3025357v1 genome contains a region encoding:
- the LOC131326139 gene encoding uncharacterized protein LOC131326139 isoform X2 translates to MCILCVIQKWSRRVATMLPWLVIPLIGLWALSQLLPPAFRFEITSPRLACFFVLLVTLFWYEILMPQLSAWRVRRNAWIREKKRFEAIEMQKLRKTATRRCRNCLTPYKDQNPGGGRFMCSYCGHVSKRPVLDLPVPPGLGLSNSGILKDLVGKGGKILNGKAWSDNSWVCGQEWIENGNWVSGSFAGKSSYGRKNGGGFFSGDDHCMADNSYSRILIFACKILTAFFLSIGWLWRKITRVSSSRDDASSDAEHKGMLAKQGENGGNSQESRGEKARRKAEEKRQARMERELLEEEERKQREEVARLVEERRRLRGEKMEVEKDRGRNSTAAREKDSKKETEKKRQQKRKEKDKWSSKSNSDAEELEKRAGKESERKREFDRRTDTDRGEHHRTSTESAKNLSTDTAHGIKGASANNYSRVNAGTRYLDRVRGTFLSSSKAFSGGGFFGKGVNTPAATVSRENKPYGSVDQFQPSANWRELSQPAKAIPNGDDKTINRPGLIESQPLPAPKKSWQQLFTRSSTVAPSTNTNVISRPNGKSQAEVQNPAFSGLSSSVQSYDNPISFGLPSPFTLPTFPSIATTSSTVPPLTSEAMFPRIREAPRDYLPEDADIFEDPCYVPDPVSLLGPVSESLDNFQLDLGSGFATDTRLEKPRPLKNISATAEVNRLSPIESPMSRIRVSDGRHSNSSRFSSSPKAQDVVTSPLNDLNTATDNGTWQMWSSSPLGQDGIGLVSGPGSWLVSPELNKSTWDDIVHPMAQKTMASLFTRDDQTLAGTHSPQKVFLGNSQNGGFLGTSQNVGTFHTSAPGSTDDPWSSSTLFGPMPGADSHVSINPRQEASQKEMMYGSPNSSATNGPFEFSPADCWAKKEWAVQSSGEGIGNSSIPRPHIGGLYSTPDVQSLWSYD, encoded by the exons ATGTGTATACTCTGCGTGATTCAGAAGTGGTCACGACGGGTTGCTACCATGCTTCCGTGGTTAGTAATTCCACTAATTGGCCTGTGGGCCTTGTCCCAGCTGTTGCCGCCGGCGTTCCGATTCGAAATCACGTCGCCCAGGTTGGCGTGCTTCTTCGTATTGTTGGTTACCCTTTTCTGGTACGAGATACTAATGCCGCAGTTGTCCGCTTGGCGGGTGCGAAGGAATGCCTGGATTAGGGAGAAGAAGAGGTTCGAGGCTATCGAAATGCAGAAGCTTCGTAAGACGGCTACCCGAAGGTGTAGGAACTGTTTGACCCCGTATAAGGATCAGAACCCTGGTGGGGGACGGTTTATGTGTTCCTACTGTGGACATGTATCGAAGAGACCGGTTTTGGACCTCCCTGTACCACCTGGATTGGGGCTCTCAAATTCTGGGATTTTGAAGGATTTGGTTGGGAAGGGTGGGAAGATATTAAACGGAAAGGCATGGTCTGATAACAGTTGGGTGTGCGGTCAAGAATGGATAGAGAATGGTAATTGGGTCAGTGGGTCTTTTGCTGGAAAGTCTAGTTATGGGAGGAAGAATGGGGGCGGATTTTTCAGCGGCGATGACCATTGTATGGCCGATAATTCTTATTCACGGATTCTTATTTTTGCCTGCAAGATATTGACAGCTTTTTTCTTGAGCATTGGATGGCTCTGGCGGAAGATCACTAGGGTTAGTTCATCTAGAGATGACGCTTCATCAGATGCAGAGCACAAGGGGATGTTGGCTAAACAAGGAGAGAATGGGGGGAACTCTCAGGAGAGTAGAGGAGAGAAAGCTCGCAGAAAAGCTGAGGAAAAGAGACAGGCTAGAATGGAGAGGGAGCtattggaggaggaggagagaaagCAGAGGGAAGAGGTTGCCAGACTAGTGGAGGAACGTAGGAGACTGAGGGGTGAGAAGATGGAGGTTGAGAAAGATCGTGGTAGGAATTCAACTGCTGCCAGGGAAAAAGACAGTAAGAAGGAAACAGAGAAAAAGCgccaacaaaaaaggaaggaaaaggaCAAATGGTCTAGTAAAAGCAACTCGGATGCAGAGGAACTGGAAAAGAGAGCAGGTAAGGAAAGTGAGCGGAAACGGGAGTTTGACAGGAGGACTGATACTGATCGAGGGGAACATCACAGAACTAGTACAGAAAGTGCCAAAAACCTAAGCACAGATACGGCACATGGGATTAAGGGTGCTAGTGCAAACAATTATAGCCGGGTAAATGCTGGAACACGATACCTGGACCGTGTGAGGGGTACTTTTTTATCTTCTTCTAAAGCATTTAGTGGAGGTGGTTTCTTTGGAAAGGGTGTTAATACTCCTGCTGCTACTGTTTCAAGAGAAAACAAGCCTTATGGTTCTGTAGATCAGTTTCAACCTTCTGCTAATTGGAGAGAATTATCACAACCCGCGAAAGCAATTCCTAATGGTGATGATAAAACCATCAACCGTCCT GGGCTTATTGAATCACAACCATTACCAGCCCCTAAAAAATCATGGCAACAGCTATTTACTCGTTCATCAACTGTTGCGCCATCCACTAACACGAACGTCATTAGTAGACCAAATGGGAAGTCCCAAGCAGAAGTTCAAAACCCGGCTTTTTCTGGACTCTCTTCTTCTGTACAATCGTATGATAACCCCATTAGTTTTGGACTGCCCTCACCATTTACCTTACCTACCTTTCCTTCCATAGCAACAACTAGTAGCACAGTTCCTCCATTAACATCTGAAGCCATGTTTCCTCGCATCAGAGAGGCACCTCGTGATTATTTACCCGAAGATGCTGACATTTTTGAAGACCCATGTTATGTTCCTGACCCAGTATCTTTGCTTGGGCCCGTTTCAGAGTCACTAGATAATTTCCAGTTAGACCTAGGCAGTGGATTTGCAACAGACACGAGACTAGAAAAGCCACGTCCTTTAAAGAACATATCTGCAACAGCTGAAGTGAACAGGCTATCACCAATTGAGTCTCCGATGTCACGCATTCGAGTCTCTGACGGCAGGCATTCTAATTCTAGTCGATTCTCAAGTTCACCCAAGGCCCAGGATGTTGTTACCTCCCCATTAAATGATTTAAATACTGCAACTGATAATGGAACATGGCAAATGTGGAGCAGTTCTCCTCTTGGTCAAGATGGTATAGGTTTGGTAAGTGGTCCTGGGAGTTGGCTAGTATCTCCAGAACTGAACAAATCAACCTGGGATGATATTGTGCATCCTATGGCTCAAAAGACCATGGCATCACTTTTCACAAGAGATGATCAAACTCTTGCTGGTACGCATTCTCCTCAGAAGGTTTTCCTTGGCAATAGCCAAAATGGTGGTTTCCTTGGCACTAGCCAAAATGTTGGCACCTTTCATACTTCTGCTCCAGGTTCCACTGATGATCCGTGGTCATCAAGTACTTTATTTGGACCAATGCCAGGAGCTGACAGCCACGTCTCTATCAATCCACGTCAGGAAGCCTCTCAGAAGGAAATGATGTATGGTAGTCCCAATTCATCTGCAACTAACGGTCCATTTGAATTTTCTCCAGCTGATTGTTGGGCCAA GAAGGAGTGGGCTGTACAGAGTTCAGGTGAAGGCATCGGAAACTCGTCGATCCCCAGGCCCCATATTGGTGGTCTCTATTCCACACCAGATGTACAGTCACTTTGGTCGTATGATtga
- the LOC131326140 gene encoding CBL-interacting serine/threonine-protein kinase 14-like — protein MPEIKDDSGDMTATAEIPTGTEQALFGKYEVGKLLGYGAFAKVYHARNLRTGQSVAIKSVSKQKVLKGGLTAHVKREISIMRRLRHPHIVRLLEVMATKTRIYFVLEFAKGGELFAKVAKGRFSEDLSRRYFQQLISAVGYCHSRGVFHRDLKPENLLLDENWDLKVTDFGLSALADQIRPDGLLHTLCGTPAYVAPEVLAKKGYDGAKIDVWSCGIILYVLNAGYLPFNDPNLMVMYRKIYKGEFRCPKWTSPELNRFLSRLLDTNPSTRITVDQIINDPWFKKGYKHIQTSSDDLPFDFKVDDNDDSKKFLNAFDIISFSSGFDLSGMFDLSEGSTGGERFVSEESPERIIWEIEEVVRAEEGVEVVRRKDRGVKVEGQNGDFVVTVEIHRLTEKLVVVEIKRRESEGGPSRETWKDKLRPQLSRLVYKPERRVTGS, from the coding sequence ATGCCGGAAATTAAGGATGATTCCGGCGACATGACGGCCACCGCCGAGATTCCGACGGGCACGGAACAAGCCCTGTTCGGGAAATACGAGGTCGGGAAACTCCTCGGGTACGGCGCCTTCGCCAAGGTGTACCACGCGAGGAACCTGAGGACGGGGCAGAGCGTGGCGATCAAGTCCGTGAGCAAGCAGAAGGTCCTGAAGGGAGGCCTCACGGCGCACGTCAAGCGCGAGATCTCTATCATGCGCCGGCTGAGGCACCCCCACATCGTGCGCCTCCTCGAGGTCATGGCGACCAAGACGAGGATTTACTTCGTCTTGGAATTCGCCAAGGGGGGCGAATTATTCGCCAAGGTCGCGAAAGGACGGTTCAGCGAAGATCTCAGCCGTCGGTACTTCCAGCAGCTAATCTCTGCCGTCGGGTACTGCCACTCCCGCGGCGTTTTCCACAGAGACTTGAAACCGGAGAATCTCCTGTTGGACGAGAATTGGGACTTGAAAGTCACCGATTTCGGGCTCTCCGCCTTGGCGGATCAGATCCGACCCGATGGGCTACTCCACACGCTTTGTGGGACCCCTGCGTACGTGGCACCGGAGGTGCTCGCGAAGAAGGGCTACGACGGCGCGAAGATCGACGTTTGGTCTTGTGGAATTATTCTCTACGTTTTAAACGCCGGTTATTTACCGTTTAACGATCCGAATTTGATGGTGATGTATCGGAAAATCTACAAGGGCGAGTTTCGGTGCCCGAAATGGACGTCTCCTGAGCTCAATCGGTTTCTCTCTCGCCTACTCGACACGAATCCGAGCACTCGCATCACGGTCGACCAGATCATAAACGACCCGTGGTTCAAAAAAGGTTACAAACACATCCAAACCAGTTCCGATGATTTACCATTTGATTTCAAAGTAGACGACAACGACGACAGCAAAAAGTTCTTAAACGCGTTCGATATAATATCGTTCTCCTCCGGTTTCGACCTGTCCGGCATGTTTGACTTATCGGAGGGTTCGACAGGAGGAGAGCGATTCGTATCGGAGGAGTCGCCGGAGAGGATAATCTGGGAGATCGAGGAGGTGGTGAGGGCGGAGGAGGGGGTGGAGGTGGTGAGGAGGAAGGATCGTGGGGTGAAGGTGGAAGGGCAGAACGGGGATTTCGTGGTTACGGTTGAGATCCACCGGTTAACGGAGAAGCTGGTGGTGGTTGAAATTAAGAGGAGGGAGAGCGAGGGCGGACCTAGTCGGGAGACGTGGAAAGATAAGCTGAGGCCCCAGCTGAGTCGTCTTGTTTACAAACCGGAACGGCGGGTTACCGGTAGTTAA
- the LOC131326138 gene encoding uncharacterized protein LOC131326138 — protein sequence MDVKVGLLVLLVFSASRACDARELMSVGQSGRETVTFDVSVLQINQLESEGGLKVSEELAQDSHFCTLCEEFVAEALEYLEEDKTQTEIIEMLHSTCSQLRSLEQQCITLVDYYVTLFFDQVGSVEPGDFCQKVNLCEQAVMTSRPQSEDKCEICHHAVAEILLKLKDPDTQLEIIEILLKACNAMEGHVKKCKRLVFEYGPLILSNAEQFLENTDMCNAIHACDSPSANNNQATLIEKAPMLSVM from the exons ATGGATGTGAAAGTTGGGCTCTTAGTTCTTTTAGTTTTCAGTGCTAGCCGTGCCTGTGATGCTAGAGAATTAATGAGTGTCGGTCAATCTGGTAGAGAAACTGTGACATTCGATGTTTCAG TTTTGCAGATAAATCAGCTGGAGTCAGAAGGGGGACTAAAGGTTTCAGAAGAACTTGCCCAGGATTCACATTTCTGCACTTTGTGTGAAGAGTTTGTTGCTGAGGCACTTGAGTACCTTGAGGAAGACAAGACTCAGACGGAGATCATTGAAATGCTTCACAGTACATGCTCTCAGTTGCGCTCTTTAGAGCAGCAG TGCATTACTTTGGTGGACTACTATGTTACCCTGTTCTTCGATCAGGTTGGATCGGTGGAACCTGGAGATTTCTGTCAAAAGGTCAATCTTTGTGAACAAGCGGTAATGACTTCCCGGCCACAATCTGAAGATAAGTGCGAAATTTGCCATCATGCTGTTGCAGAAATTCTGCTAAAGTTGAAAGATCCGGACACACAG TTGGAGATAATTGAGATACTTTTGAAGGCATGTAATGCTATGGAAGGCCATGTGAAGAAG TGTAAGAGGCTGGTTTTTGAGTATGGACCATTGATCCTTTCCAACGCAGAGCAATTTCTTGAAAACACAGACATGTGCAATGCAATCCATGCCTGTGATTCGCCTTCTGCAAACAACAATCAAGCAACCCTGATAGAGAAAGCACCCATGCTTTCTGTAATgtaa
- the LOC131326139 gene encoding uncharacterized protein LOC131326139 isoform X1, with product MCILCVIQKWSRRVATMLPWLVIPLIGLWALSQLLPPAFRFEITSPRLACFFVLLVTLFWYEILMPQLSAWRVRRNAWIREKKRFEAIEMQKLRKTATRRCRNCLTPYKDQNPGGGRFMCSYCGHVSKRPVLDLPVPPGLGLSNSGILKDLVGKGGKILNGKAWSDNSWVCGQEWIENGNWVSGSFAGKSSYGRKNGGGFFSGDDHCMADNSYSRILIFACKILTAFFLSIGWLWRKITRVSSSRDDASSDAEHKGMLAKQGENGGNSQESRGEKARRKAEEKRQARMERELLEEEERKQREEVARLVEERRRLRGEKMEVEKDRGRNSTAAREKDSKKETEKKRQQKRKEKDKWSSKSNSDAEELEKRAGKESERKREFDRRTDTDRGEHHRTSTESAKNLSTDTAHGIKGASANNYSRVNAGTRYLDRVRGTFLSSSKAFSGGGFFGKGVNTPAATVSRENKPYGSVDQFQPSANWRELSQPAKAIPNGDDKTINRPGLIESQPLPAPKKSWQQLFTRSSTVAPSTNTNVISRPNGKSQAEVQNPAFSGLSSSVQSYDNPISFGLPSPFTLPTFPSIATTSSTVPPLTSEAMFPRIREAPRDYLPEDADIFEDPCYVPDPVSLLGPVSESLDNFQLDLGSGFATDTRLEKPRPLKNISATAEVNRLSPIESPMSRIRVSDGRHSNSSRFSSSPKAQDVVTSPLNDLNTATDNGTWQMWSSSPLGQDGIGLVSGPGSWLVSPELNKSTWDDIVHPMAQKTMASLFTRDDQTLAGTHSPQKVFLGNSQNGGFLGTSQNVGTFHTSAPGSTDDPWSSSTLFGPMPGADSHVSINPRQEASQKEMMYGSPNSSATNGPFEFSPADCWANRKEWAVQSSGEGIGNSSIPRPHIGGLYSTPDVQSLWSYD from the exons ATGTGTATACTCTGCGTGATTCAGAAGTGGTCACGACGGGTTGCTACCATGCTTCCGTGGTTAGTAATTCCACTAATTGGCCTGTGGGCCTTGTCCCAGCTGTTGCCGCCGGCGTTCCGATTCGAAATCACGTCGCCCAGGTTGGCGTGCTTCTTCGTATTGTTGGTTACCCTTTTCTGGTACGAGATACTAATGCCGCAGTTGTCCGCTTGGCGGGTGCGAAGGAATGCCTGGATTAGGGAGAAGAAGAGGTTCGAGGCTATCGAAATGCAGAAGCTTCGTAAGACGGCTACCCGAAGGTGTAGGAACTGTTTGACCCCGTATAAGGATCAGAACCCTGGTGGGGGACGGTTTATGTGTTCCTACTGTGGACATGTATCGAAGAGACCGGTTTTGGACCTCCCTGTACCACCTGGATTGGGGCTCTCAAATTCTGGGATTTTGAAGGATTTGGTTGGGAAGGGTGGGAAGATATTAAACGGAAAGGCATGGTCTGATAACAGTTGGGTGTGCGGTCAAGAATGGATAGAGAATGGTAATTGGGTCAGTGGGTCTTTTGCTGGAAAGTCTAGTTATGGGAGGAAGAATGGGGGCGGATTTTTCAGCGGCGATGACCATTGTATGGCCGATAATTCTTATTCACGGATTCTTATTTTTGCCTGCAAGATATTGACAGCTTTTTTCTTGAGCATTGGATGGCTCTGGCGGAAGATCACTAGGGTTAGTTCATCTAGAGATGACGCTTCATCAGATGCAGAGCACAAGGGGATGTTGGCTAAACAAGGAGAGAATGGGGGGAACTCTCAGGAGAGTAGAGGAGAGAAAGCTCGCAGAAAAGCTGAGGAAAAGAGACAGGCTAGAATGGAGAGGGAGCtattggaggaggaggagagaaagCAGAGGGAAGAGGTTGCCAGACTAGTGGAGGAACGTAGGAGACTGAGGGGTGAGAAGATGGAGGTTGAGAAAGATCGTGGTAGGAATTCAACTGCTGCCAGGGAAAAAGACAGTAAGAAGGAAACAGAGAAAAAGCgccaacaaaaaaggaaggaaaaggaCAAATGGTCTAGTAAAAGCAACTCGGATGCAGAGGAACTGGAAAAGAGAGCAGGTAAGGAAAGTGAGCGGAAACGGGAGTTTGACAGGAGGACTGATACTGATCGAGGGGAACATCACAGAACTAGTACAGAAAGTGCCAAAAACCTAAGCACAGATACGGCACATGGGATTAAGGGTGCTAGTGCAAACAATTATAGCCGGGTAAATGCTGGAACACGATACCTGGACCGTGTGAGGGGTACTTTTTTATCTTCTTCTAAAGCATTTAGTGGAGGTGGTTTCTTTGGAAAGGGTGTTAATACTCCTGCTGCTACTGTTTCAAGAGAAAACAAGCCTTATGGTTCTGTAGATCAGTTTCAACCTTCTGCTAATTGGAGAGAATTATCACAACCCGCGAAAGCAATTCCTAATGGTGATGATAAAACCATCAACCGTCCT GGGCTTATTGAATCACAACCATTACCAGCCCCTAAAAAATCATGGCAACAGCTATTTACTCGTTCATCAACTGTTGCGCCATCCACTAACACGAACGTCATTAGTAGACCAAATGGGAAGTCCCAAGCAGAAGTTCAAAACCCGGCTTTTTCTGGACTCTCTTCTTCTGTACAATCGTATGATAACCCCATTAGTTTTGGACTGCCCTCACCATTTACCTTACCTACCTTTCCTTCCATAGCAACAACTAGTAGCACAGTTCCTCCATTAACATCTGAAGCCATGTTTCCTCGCATCAGAGAGGCACCTCGTGATTATTTACCCGAAGATGCTGACATTTTTGAAGACCCATGTTATGTTCCTGACCCAGTATCTTTGCTTGGGCCCGTTTCAGAGTCACTAGATAATTTCCAGTTAGACCTAGGCAGTGGATTTGCAACAGACACGAGACTAGAAAAGCCACGTCCTTTAAAGAACATATCTGCAACAGCTGAAGTGAACAGGCTATCACCAATTGAGTCTCCGATGTCACGCATTCGAGTCTCTGACGGCAGGCATTCTAATTCTAGTCGATTCTCAAGTTCACCCAAGGCCCAGGATGTTGTTACCTCCCCATTAAATGATTTAAATACTGCAACTGATAATGGAACATGGCAAATGTGGAGCAGTTCTCCTCTTGGTCAAGATGGTATAGGTTTGGTAAGTGGTCCTGGGAGTTGGCTAGTATCTCCAGAACTGAACAAATCAACCTGGGATGATATTGTGCATCCTATGGCTCAAAAGACCATGGCATCACTTTTCACAAGAGATGATCAAACTCTTGCTGGTACGCATTCTCCTCAGAAGGTTTTCCTTGGCAATAGCCAAAATGGTGGTTTCCTTGGCACTAGCCAAAATGTTGGCACCTTTCATACTTCTGCTCCAGGTTCCACTGATGATCCGTGGTCATCAAGTACTTTATTTGGACCAATGCCAGGAGCTGACAGCCACGTCTCTATCAATCCACGTCAGGAAGCCTCTCAGAAGGAAATGATGTATGGTAGTCCCAATTCATCTGCAACTAACGGTCCATTTGAATTTTCTCCAGCTGATTGTTGGGCCAA CAGGAAGGAGTGGGCTGTACAGAGTTCAGGTGAAGGCATCGGAAACTCGTCGATCCCCAGGCCCCATATTGGTGGTCTCTATTCCACACCAGATGTACAGTCACTTTGGTCGTATGATtga